The following proteins come from a genomic window of Flavobacterium eburneipallidum:
- the recG gene encoding ATP-dependent DNA helicase RecG, whose product MSNNLLETPIEYLKGVGPNRGTLLRKELGIHKYGHLLNFFPNRYIDRTRYYKINELQNNIAEVQIIGKIINIKTVEFGKNQKRLVATFTDDTGQMELVWFQGHKWIRESLKLNEICVIFGKCTSFGNTFNMAHPEIELLKEHEQSLRSAMQPVYPSTETLSNRGISNRAINKMMQQLFLETQAVFSETLPEYLISELKLIPKNAALFNIHFPKSAEALAKAQFRLKFEELFYIQLQLISKNLIRKHKIKGHPFNKVGEYFNDFYKNHLPFELTNAQKRVIKEIRIDMGSNAQMNRLLQGDVGSGKTIVALMSMLIALDNGFQACLMAPTEILANQHFNGLSELAKDLNINIKILTGSTKVATRRIIHEELENGSLHILIGTHALLEDKVKFQNLGLAVIDEQHRFGVEQRSKLWKKNEIPPHVLVMTATPIPRTLAMSLYGDLDISVIDELPPGRKPIQTVHRFDSNRLKVWKFIRDEIAKGRQIYIVYPLIEESKNMDFKDLMDGYESISRDFPLPQYAISILHGKMKPADKDAEMKRFAEGKTNIMVATTVIEVGVNIPNASVMIIESAERFGLSQLHQLRGRVGRGAEQSYCILMTSHKLSADSKTRMETMTGTNDGFEIAEVDLKLRGPGDLMGTQQSGVLNLQIADIVRDRDILQLARNYALQILKEDAPMQKPENAILRATYIELTKKKNIWNYIS is encoded by the coding sequence ATGTCCAATAATCTACTAGAAACTCCCATCGAATACCTCAAAGGCGTTGGTCCTAACAGAGGAACTTTGCTGCGCAAGGAATTGGGAATTCACAAGTACGGACATTTGCTTAATTTTTTTCCAAATAGATATATTGATAGAACCCGTTATTACAAGATAAACGAACTCCAAAATAATATAGCCGAGGTTCAAATCATTGGTAAAATCATCAATATCAAAACCGTTGAATTTGGCAAAAATCAAAAACGATTAGTTGCTACTTTTACAGACGATACAGGACAAATGGAACTCGTTTGGTTTCAGGGTCACAAATGGATTCGGGAAAGTCTGAAGCTAAATGAAATCTGTGTTATTTTCGGAAAATGCACTTCTTTTGGTAATACTTTCAATATGGCGCATCCTGAAATCGAGTTGCTAAAAGAACATGAACAAAGCCTTCGTTCGGCGATGCAACCTGTTTATCCATCGACAGAAACTTTATCCAATCGTGGAATTTCGAATCGGGCAATTAATAAAATGATGCAACAACTGTTTCTAGAAACACAAGCTGTTTTCTCTGAAACCTTGCCTGAATATTTGATTTCCGAATTAAAACTGATTCCAAAAAACGCTGCCTTATTCAATATCCATTTTCCTAAAAGTGCCGAAGCTTTGGCGAAAGCCCAATTCCGATTGAAATTCGAAGAATTGTTCTATATACAATTGCAATTAATCAGCAAAAACCTCATTCGGAAGCACAAAATAAAAGGACATCCGTTTAATAAAGTGGGCGAATATTTTAATGATTTTTATAAAAACCATTTACCTTTTGAACTGACCAATGCCCAAAAAAGAGTCATCAAAGAAATCCGAATTGATATGGGAAGCAATGCTCAAATGAACCGATTATTACAAGGTGACGTTGGTTCAGGAAAAACAATTGTGGCTTTGATGAGTATGCTCATTGCTTTGGACAATGGCTTTCAGGCTTGTTTGATGGCGCCAACAGAAATCCTCGCTAATCAACATTTTAATGGTTTAAGCGAATTAGCCAAAGACCTGAATATCAACATAAAAATCTTAACAGGTTCAACCAAAGTTGCAACTAGAAGAATCATTCACGAAGAACTCGAAAATGGCAGTTTGCACATCCTTATTGGCACACACGCTTTATTGGAAGACAAAGTGAAATTCCAAAATTTAGGTTTGGCAGTGATTGATGAACAGCATCGTTTTGGTGTAGAACAACGTTCCAAGCTTTGGAAAAAGAACGAAATTCCGCCACACGTTTTGGTCATGACCGCTACTCCTATTCCGAGAACTTTGGCGATGAGTTTGTATGGCGATTTGGATATTTCAGTTATTGACGAATTACCTCCTGGTCGAAAACCCATTCAGACGGTACACCGATTTGACAGCAATCGCTTAAAGGTTTGGAAATTTATTCGGGACGAAATTGCCAAAGGAAGACAAATTTATATCGTATATCCGTTGATTGAAGAGTCTAAAAATATGGATTTCAAAGATTTAATGGACGGCTACGAAAGTATTTCTCGTGATTTTCCGTTACCACAATACGCTATTTCTATTCTGCATGGCAAAATGAAACCAGCCGATAAAGATGCCGAAATGAAACGCTTTGCCGAAGGAAAAACCAACATTATGGTCGCCACCACCGTGATTGAAGTCGGCGTAAACATCCCAAATGCGAGTGTAATGATTATCGAAAGTGCCGAACGTTTTGGATTGTCGCAACTCCACCAGCTTCGGGGACGTGTGGGTCGTGGTGCAGAGCAAAGCTACTGCATTCTGATGACGAGCCACAAATTGAGTGCCGACAGCAAAACCCGAATGGAAACCATGACAGGAACCAATGATGGTTTCGAAATTGCCGAAGTCGATCTCAAACTTCGTGGGCCAGGCGACTTGATGGGAACACAGCAAAGTGGGGTTTTGAATTTACAAATTGCCGATATTGTTCGGGACAGGGATATTTTACAATTGGCACGGAATTATGCTCTACAAATTTTAAAAGAAGATGCCCCGATGCAAAAACCAGAAAATGCTATTTTGAGAGCTACTTATATCGAATTGACCAAGAAGAAAAATATCTGGAATTATATTAGTTAA
- a CDS encoding DUF4293 domain-containing protein, producing MIQRIQTVYLFLSFVVTGILSLFLPLWTLTNGKEYLASENQIYTILFGLSTALSVYSIIIFKKRQTQFVLGRLNIILNLILLGLFVYRSLNLSGETIAVSEKGIGMFLPIASIVLLVLANKAIKKDEDLVKSVDRLR from the coding sequence ATGATACAAAGAATTCAAACGGTATATTTATTTCTTTCCTTTGTGGTAACAGGTATTTTATCGCTTTTTTTACCGCTATGGACTTTAACGAATGGTAAAGAATATTTGGCCAGCGAAAACCAAATATACACTATCCTATTTGGATTAAGTACTGCTTTGAGTGTTTACAGTATTATCATCTTCAAAAAAAGACAAACTCAATTTGTATTAGGCAGATTGAATATAATATTAAATTTAATTTTGTTAGGCTTATTTGTTTATCGTTCACTAAATCTATCTGGAGAAACAATTGCTGTTTCAGAGAAAGGTATTGGGATGTTTCTACCTATTGCGTCTATCGTATTATTAGTGTTAGCTAATAAGGCCATCAAGAAGGATGAAGATCTTGTAAAATCTGTGGACAGATTGAGATAA
- the rho gene encoding transcription termination factor Rho encodes MFDISVLKEMKLSELQEIAKAAKTIKFNGVKKEVLINQILELQSASSDTTPKNKKVENKTEDDKPKRVRIVAEKKTPVQKPSTASLFTDENASVETVVAPFQETITTDEVVPVTEEKKVGKIIKFNKSAYEKKMALQKQKEEAKLASNETESTEGNEVNSTVETPENTENQEATAPIKKINPNQLRKQNQNPNQNGSEAQTNRVQPNGNGNGNANPNFKNKKNNNFRDSDFEFDGIIESEGVLEMMPDGYGFLRSSDYNYLASPDDIYLSTSQIRLFGLKTGDTVKGVVRPPKEGEKFFPLVRVLKINGHDPQVVRDRVSFEHLTPVFPSEKFKLAERQSTISTRIIDLFSPIGKGQRGMIVAQPKTGKTMLLKDIANAIAANHPEVYLIVLLIDERPEEVTDMQRSVRGEVIASTFDREPQEHVKIANIVLEKAKRLVECGHDVVILLDSITRLARAYNTVQPASGKVLSGGVDANALQKPKRFFGAARNVENGGSLSIIATALTETGSKMDEVIFEEFKGTGNMELQLDRKIANKRIFPAIDLTSSSTRRDDLLLDKDTLQRMWIMRKYLSDMNPVEAMDFINDRFKKTRNNEEFLISMND; translated from the coding sequence ATGTTTGACATTTCTGTATTAAAAGAAATGAAGCTTTCCGAGCTTCAAGAAATAGCTAAAGCTGCTAAAACAATAAAATTTAACGGAGTAAAAAAAGAGGTTTTGATTAACCAAATTTTGGAACTTCAATCTGCAAGTTCTGATACTACACCAAAAAATAAAAAAGTAGAAAACAAAACAGAAGACGATAAACCTAAAAGAGTTCGAATTGTTGCGGAGAAGAAAACACCCGTACAGAAACCTTCTACTGCTTCCCTTTTTACTGATGAAAATGCTTCTGTAGAAACAGTTGTTGCACCATTTCAAGAAACAATTACTACAGATGAGGTTGTGCCTGTTACAGAAGAAAAAAAAGTAGGTAAGATTATTAAATTTAATAAATCAGCCTACGAAAAGAAAATGGCTTTGCAAAAGCAAAAGGAAGAAGCCAAATTAGCGAGTAACGAAACAGAATCAACAGAAGGGAATGAGGTAAATTCAACTGTTGAAACTCCTGAAAATACAGAAAATCAAGAAGCAACTGCTCCTATAAAAAAAATAAACCCAAACCAATTGCGTAAGCAAAATCAAAATCCGAATCAAAACGGATCAGAGGCGCAAACGAACAGAGTGCAACCTAATGGAAATGGGAACGGGAATGCAAATCCAAATTTTAAGAACAAGAAAAACAATAATTTTAGAGATTCTGATTTTGAATTTGATGGTATTATAGAAAGTGAAGGCGTTCTAGAAATGATGCCTGATGGTTACGGATTTCTTCGTTCTTCGGATTATAATTATTTGGCTTCACCAGATGATATTTATTTATCGACTTCCCAAATTAGATTGTTTGGACTAAAAACTGGAGATACTGTAAAAGGGGTGGTTCGTCCTCCAAAAGAGGGCGAAAAATTCTTTCCATTGGTTCGTGTTTTAAAGATTAATGGACACGATCCACAAGTGGTTCGTGACAGAGTATCATTCGAACATTTGACTCCAGTTTTTCCTTCTGAAAAATTCAAATTAGCCGAAAGACAAAGTACAATTTCTACTCGTATCATCGATTTATTCTCTCCAATAGGAAAAGGACAGCGTGGTATGATTGTGGCGCAACCCAAAACGGGTAAAACCATGTTGTTGAAAGACATTGCCAATGCTATTGCAGCCAATCATCCCGAGGTTTATTTAATCGTTTTATTGATTGACGAGCGTCCAGAAGAGGTAACTGATATGCAAAGAAGTGTCCGTGGTGAAGTAATTGCTTCTACTTTTGACAGAGAGCCACAAGAGCATGTAAAAATTGCGAATATTGTTCTTGAAAAAGCAAAACGTTTGGTAGAATGTGGTCACGATGTTGTGATTTTATTGGATTCGATTACCCGTCTAGCCAGAGCATACAATACAGTACAACCCGCATCTGGTAAAGTATTGAGTGGTGGAGTAGATGCAAATGCGTTGCAAAAACCAAAACGTTTCTTTGGAGCAGCGAGAAATGTGGAGAATGGAGGTTCGTTAAGTATCATTGCCACAGCATTGACTGAAACAGGTTCTAAAATGGATGAAGTTATTTTTGAAGAATTCAAAGGAACGGGTAATATGGAATTACAATTGGATCGCAAAATTGCCAACAAACGTATTTTTCCAGCTATTGATTTAACTTCTTCAAGTACCAGAAGAGACGATTTGCTTCTTGACAAAGATACCTTACAAAGAATGTGGATTATGAGAAAATACCTTTCGGATATGAATCCTGTTGAGGCAATGGACTTCATCAACGATCGCTTCAAGAAGACCAGGAATAATGAAGAGTTTTTGATTTCGATGAATGATTAA
- a CDS encoding PAS domain S-box protein, whose amino-acid sequence MKENASKIPSKFAQEIDNKYKTIFDSNRDSITIFRLNDDNTPGNFIDVNPATIALLGYSRKELLTMSVRDIENLSDEERKKRIEDLLANGKIIFTTKIKNKAGKNREVEVETFLINHENQPAFMNITRDITERKQMEISYKKAHQNLVTLIDAIPDLLFEIGLDGKIHHYHSGRNDLLAVPEEEFINKFFYDILPPDVSAICQKAISEANQKGWSGGAQYSLDLPNGKSWFEISVSRINEDADKETHFILLARDITQRKEAEKVQSDALDLLQNITSRVPGIVYQYKLHPDGSSCFPYASDGMKQIYGVEPKDVKKDASIITDIIHPDDFSQIMDSILESAKNLTQWNQEYRVILKNKTVRNVFGTATPQLEEDGSVLWHGFITDITDKKVIEESLRESEEKYRGLIENSPDTVVIYRDGIIVFTNDEGIRMVGGKSKDDIIGKPVLDFIHPDSIDSVLQRMEEVTRDEKASKIIEEKFIDLNGKPIFVEIKAIPTVFEKKPAVQVIIHDITQTKQNQEKIKQLSQAVEQSPVTIIITNTYGEIEYVNPKFTATTGYSFEEIIGKNPRILKSNHTSPDDYEQLWKTISSGNAWHGEFHNVRKNGELYWESSSISPILNVEGKTTHYIAINEDITERKKVEKQLINAKEKAEESDRLKLAFLANMSHEIRTPMNGILGFTELLKAPNLAGKEQQEYITIIEKSGVRMLNIINDIISISKVESGQIEVSLSETNINEQIDYLYHFFKPEATQKGIKLYTNTLLETKEAILLTDKEKLYAILTNLVKNAIKFTDSGTIEFGYRKKEKFLEFYVKDSGLGISSSQQKIIFERFRQANDTISRSHEGSGLGLAISKAYVEKLGGKIWVTSEEGKGSTFYFTIPFDAISKTKEIPFYETVTTEVKTTSITKNLKVLVVEDDAISQLLIAIALKPFAKEILKISTGIEAIEICKNNTDIDLVMMDINMPEMSGHDATKAIREFNKDLIIIAQTANGMQSDRDDAIAAGCTDYISKPVNITILNELIEKYFI is encoded by the coding sequence ATGAAAGAGAACGCATCAAAAATACCATCAAAATTTGCTCAAGAAATCGATAATAAATATAAAACTATTTTCGATTCAAATAGAGATAGCATAACCATATTCAGGCTAAATGATGACAATACTCCAGGTAATTTTATAGATGTAAATCCAGCCACAATAGCACTTCTTGGTTACTCTAGAAAAGAATTATTAACTATGAGTGTTCGAGATATCGAAAACCTGTCAGATGAAGAAAGAAAAAAAAGAATCGAAGATTTACTGGCAAATGGTAAAATTATTTTTACTACAAAAATCAAAAATAAAGCTGGAAAAAATAGAGAGGTTGAAGTAGAAACTTTTTTGATAAACCACGAAAATCAACCTGCTTTTATGAATATCACAAGGGATATTACGGAACGCAAACAAATGGAAATTAGCTATAAAAAAGCACATCAAAATTTAGTTACCCTTATTGACGCCATCCCAGATTTATTATTTGAAATAGGATTAGATGGTAAAATTCATCATTATCACTCGGGTCGTAATGATTTACTAGCTGTTCCAGAAGAAGAGTTTATTAATAAATTTTTTTATGATATTTTGCCTCCTGATGTATCTGCTATTTGCCAAAAAGCCATATCAGAAGCTAACCAAAAAGGATGGTCTGGTGGAGCACAATATTCATTAGATTTACCCAATGGTAAATCTTGGTTTGAAATATCAGTATCACGCATTAATGAAGATGCGGATAAAGAAACCCATTTTATCCTACTAGCCAGAGATATTACACAAAGAAAAGAAGCCGAAAAAGTACAATCAGATGCACTAGATTTGCTTCAAAACATTACAAGCCGAGTACCAGGGATCGTTTATCAGTATAAATTACATCCTGACGGAAGTTCCTGTTTTCCTTATGCCAGTGATGGTATGAAGCAAATCTACGGAGTAGAACCTAAAGATGTAAAAAAAGATGCTTCTATAATAACCGATATTATTCATCCCGATGATTTTTCTCAAATTATGGATTCTATTTTAGAGTCAGCAAAAAACTTAACACAATGGAATCAAGAGTATCGAGTTATTCTAAAAAACAAAACCGTTAGAAACGTATTTGGAACGGCAACACCACAATTAGAAGAAGACGGATCAGTACTGTGGCATGGATTTATTACGGATATCACCGACAAAAAAGTTATTGAAGAATCCCTTCGGGAAAGTGAAGAAAAATACCGTGGACTTATTGAAAACTCTCCCGATACTGTAGTAATTTATAGAGATGGTATCATTGTATTTACAAATGATGAAGGCATTAGAATGGTAGGCGGAAAATCCAAAGATGACATCATTGGAAAACCTGTTCTCGACTTTATTCACCCAGATAGTATAGATAGCGTACTGCAAAGAATGGAAGAAGTAACAAGAGACGAAAAAGCATCCAAAATAATTGAAGAAAAATTCATCGACCTAAACGGAAAACCTATTTTTGTTGAGATAAAAGCCATACCAACTGTTTTTGAAAAAAAGCCAGCAGTTCAGGTCATCATTCATGATATTACTCAAACAAAACAAAATCAAGAAAAAATCAAACAGCTTTCGCAAGCAGTAGAACAAAGTCCTGTTACCATAATCATTACCAATACGTATGGTGAAATTGAATATGTAAATCCTAAATTTACTGCAACCACAGGCTATTCTTTTGAAGAAATAATAGGAAAAAACCCAAGAATATTAAAATCCAATCATACCTCTCCTGACGATTATGAACAGCTATGGAAAACCATTTCGTCAGGAAATGCTTGGCACGGTGAGTTTCACAATGTTCGAAAAAACGGAGAACTCTACTGGGAATCATCCTCAATATCACCAATATTAAACGTCGAAGGAAAAACAACCCATTATATTGCCATTAATGAAGATATTACCGAACGCAAAAAGGTTGAAAAACAACTCATCAATGCCAAAGAAAAAGCAGAGGAAAGCGACCGATTAAAATTAGCTTTTTTGGCTAATATGAGTCACGAAATTCGAACACCTATGAACGGAATTCTAGGTTTTACCGAACTTTTAAAAGCTCCTAATTTAGCTGGAAAAGAACAACAAGAATACATAACAATTATCGAAAAAAGTGGCGTGAGAATGCTTAATATCATCAATGATATTATTAGTATTTCAAAAGTAGAATCCGGTCAAATTGAAGTCTCATTATCTGAAACTAATATCAACGAACAGATAGATTATCTGTATCATTTTTTTAAACCTGAAGCCACTCAAAAAGGAATTAAATTATATACCAATACTTTATTAGAAACAAAAGAAGCTATTTTGCTTACTGATAAAGAAAAGCTATATGCTATTTTAACCAATCTTGTCAAAAATGCCATAAAATTTACCGATTCTGGTACAATCGAATTTGGCTACCGCAAAAAAGAAAAATTCCTAGAATTTTATGTAAAAGACAGTGGATTAGGAATTTCAAGTTCGCAACAAAAAATTATATTCGAAAGATTCCGACAAGCCAATGACACTATAAGTCGTTCGCACGAGGGATCTGGTTTAGGACTAGCCATTTCCAAAGCTTATGTAGAAAAACTGGGCGGCAAAATATGGGTTACAAGTGAAGAAGGCAAAGGCAGTACATTCTATTTTACCATTCCGTTTGATGCAATTTCTAAAACAAAAGAAATTCCTTTTTACGAAACAGTAACAACAGAAGTAAAAACAACGAGCATAACCAAGAATTTAAAGGTTTTAGTGGTTGAAGATGATGCTATTTCACAATTACTAATTGCTATTGCCTTAAAGCCTTTTGCCAAAGAAATATTAAAAATAAGCACAGGTATTGAAGCCATTGAAATTTGTAAAAACAACACCGATATTGATTTGGTAATGATGGACATCAATATGCCTGAAATGAGTGGTCATGATGCTACGAAAGCAATTCGAGAATTCAATAAAGATTTAATCATCATTGCACAAACTGCAAATGGTATGCAAAGCGATAGAGATGATGCCATTGCTGCTGGCTGCACAGATTATATTTCAAAACCTGTAAATATTACTATCTTAAATGAACTAATAGAAAAGTATTTTATATGA
- a CDS encoding nuclear transport factor 2 family protein → MTSNEITLTKFYTAFSKGNPVEMCECYHPKIKFRDPAFGLLKGDDVCKMWNMLLKKNKNSIEIIFSEIIADENTGSAHWIATYTFSQTNRKVVNNIRSQFLFEDGLIIKHTDDFDIWKWAKQALGWKGRLFGWTGFMQNKIQQKALKSLHKYS, encoded by the coding sequence ATGACTTCAAACGAAATAACACTCACTAAATTTTATACTGCATTTTCAAAAGGAAATCCTGTAGAAATGTGTGAATGTTATCACCCTAAAATCAAATTTAGAGACCCAGCATTTGGATTGTTGAAAGGAGATGATGTGTGTAAAATGTGGAATATGTTATTGAAAAAAAATAAAAATAGTATCGAAATTATTTTTTCTGAAATAATAGCTGACGAAAACACGGGATCTGCACATTGGATAGCTACTTACACCTTTAGTCAAACCAACAGAAAGGTAGTAAATAATATTAGGTCTCAATTTTTATTTGAAGATGGTTTGATAATCAAACATACTGATGATTTTGATATATGGAAATGGGCAAAACAAGCTTTGGGATGGAAAGGAAGACTTTTTGGATGGACTGGATTTATGCAAAATAAAATTCAACAAAAAGCACTAAAATCACTCCATAAATATTCTTGA
- a CDS encoding superoxide dismutase family protein, with translation MKKIIFSAALITAIIIGCKTKTNPDDSKKLNLAFESKSNSSVSGTATFTEKKGQVTFVAKLSGLSPGIHAIHIHEKSDCSAADGTSAGGHWNPTFKKHGKWGVAEHHKGDIGNFTADQKGNGTITLTTNEWCIGCEDTTKDILGKGLIVHQGTDDFTSQPAGNAGARVACSAIIK, from the coding sequence ATGAAAAAAATAATCTTTTCGGCAGCACTAATTACAGCTATAATAATTGGATGCAAAACAAAAACAAATCCAGATGATTCAAAAAAACTGAATTTAGCCTTTGAATCTAAAAGCAACAGCTCTGTAAGCGGAACTGCTACATTTACAGAAAAAAAGGGACAAGTAACTTTTGTGGCAAAACTATCAGGATTATCACCAGGAATTCATGCTATTCATATTCACGAAAAATCAGATTGCTCGGCTGCTGACGGTACTTCGGCTGGAGGGCATTGGAATCCAACTTTTAAAAAACACGGAAAATGGGGCGTAGCTGAACACCACAAAGGAGATATTGGTAATTTTACTGCTGATCAAAAAGGGAATGGAACAATCACACTAACTACCAATGAATGGTGCATTGGCTGTGAAGACACTACAAAAGACATTCTTGGGAAAGGATTGATTGTACATCAAGGAACAGACGATTTTACATCGCAACCCGCTGGAAATGCTGGAGCCAGAGTAGCTTGTTCTGCAATTATAAAATAA
- a CDS encoding DUF3575 domain-containing protein: MRFSKSLVFLLLLSSFVQSQNSPSVEKSQFKINVLLPGLVFEYGLNNKNTLFSEISAGYGYTNNSLGENWTIYPYVQEQFRHYYNLEKRAAKGKVTSYNSGGFIAMAAYYNFRSITTHDSYESSHSSVTIAPVWGFQRTYKHKFNLDLNLGAGYVFSKEDYGFSPVVNFTLGWVIGK, translated from the coding sequence ATGAGATTTTCTAAATCGCTAGTCTTTTTATTGCTTTTATCTTCTTTTGTTCAATCGCAAAATTCCCCTTCGGTAGAAAAGTCTCAATTTAAAATTAATGTATTGTTACCTGGATTGGTTTTTGAATATGGTTTAAATAATAAAAATACACTTTTCTCTGAAATATCTGCGGGTTACGGTTATACAAATAATAGCTTGGGCGAGAATTGGACTATTTATCCTTATGTTCAAGAACAATTTCGTCATTATTATAATTTAGAAAAAAGAGCTGCCAAAGGAAAAGTAACTTCTTATAATTCAGGCGGATTTATTGCTATGGCGGCGTATTATAATTTTAGGTCAATTACAACTCATGATTCGTATGAATCATCACATTCATCGGTTACAATTGCTCCTGTTTGGGGTTTTCAAAGGACGTATAAACACAAATTCAATTTAGATTTGAATTTAGGAGCAGGCTATGTATTTTCCAAAGAGGATTATGGTTTTTCTCCAGTTGTGAACTTTACATTAGGTTGGGTAATTGGAAAATAG
- a CDS encoding RsmD family RNA methyltransferase: MRIISGKYKGRRIFPPKGLPVRPTTDMSKEALFNVLNNHFSFEGLKVLDLFSGTGNISFEFASRGSTPITSVDADFGCVKFIKQVAAEYDFNIAATKSDVFTFLERNKATYNIIFADPPYGLDQKTFEKVVLSVFEKDILHKEGMMIIEHSKYTKLEHLENFSFKKSYGGSIFSFFEFEKSNDEENDDEDLFEDSEEE, translated from the coding sequence GTGAGAATCATTTCAGGTAAATATAAAGGAAGACGTATTTTTCCGCCCAAAGGACTTCCCGTTCGCCCCACAACCGATATGTCTAAAGAAGCATTATTCAATGTTTTGAACAATCATTTCAGTTTTGAAGGCTTAAAAGTTTTGGATTTATTCTCCGGAACAGGAAATATCAGTTTCGAATTTGCTTCTCGTGGCAGTACACCTATCACTTCTGTAGATGCTGATTTTGGTTGTGTAAAATTCATTAAGCAAGTGGCTGCCGAATATGATTTTAATATTGCGGCTACCAAAAGTGATGTTTTCACGTTTTTAGAGAGAAACAAAGCGACTTATAATATTATTTTTGCCGATCCTCCTTATGGTTTAGACCAGAAAACTTTTGAAAAAGTAGTCTTGAGCGTTTTCGAAAAAGACATTTTACATAAAGAAGGAATGATGATTATTGAACATTCTAAATACACCAAACTGGAGCATTTGGAAAATTTTTCATTCAAGAAAAGTTATGGTGGTTCTATCTTTAGCTTTTTCGAATTTGAAAAGTCGAATGACGAAGAAAATGATGATGAAGATTTATTCGAGGATTCTGAAGAGGAATAA
- a CDS encoding DUF3822 family protein, protein MSITATITDKKYKKLSLQVSLTGLSFCVFDTLSNTIISVKEIHFDTFHKATKIEELFGDAFRENSELKDSYDEIMVIHNNNLSTFVPEPLFDENFLGSYLQYNTKVFETDFFAFDEIQHYQMNAVYIPYVNINNFFIDQFGTFDYKHANSILVSKLLDLSKNNDDKKMIVNFNPGHFEVVVVQNQKLLLFNSFDYQTPEDFLYYLLFTAEQLNMNPENFKLELLGTIAEEDDFYQLAYKYIRNVSLFDVSNLQKNNSFSTAQNQKHFILFQS, encoded by the coding sequence ATGTCGATTACCGCAACCATTACCGATAAAAAATACAAAAAACTCTCGCTTCAGGTTTCGTTGACGGGACTTTCTTTTTGTGTTTTTGACACTTTAAGTAACACGATTATCTCTGTCAAAGAAATTCATTTTGACACCTTCCATAAAGCCACTAAAATCGAAGAATTATTTGGAGATGCTTTTAGAGAAAATTCAGAATTAAAAGATTCTTATGATGAAATAATGGTGATTCACAACAACAATCTTTCAACATTTGTACCTGAACCACTTTTTGACGAAAATTTTTTAGGAAGCTATTTACAATACAATACCAAGGTTTTTGAAACCGATTTTTTTGCTTTTGACGAAATCCAGCATTACCAAATGAATGCGGTTTACATTCCGTATGTGAACATCAATAATTTTTTTATTGATCAATTTGGCACTTTTGATTATAAACATGCCAATAGTATCTTGGTTAGCAAATTATTGGATTTATCTAAAAACAATGACGACAAAAAAATGATTGTGAATTTCAATCCTGGACATTTTGAAGTTGTTGTAGTTCAAAATCAAAAATTATTGTTGTTCAATTCTTTCGATTATCAAACGCCAGAAGATTTTCTGTATTATTTGCTTTTCACTGCCGAACAATTGAATATGAATCCCGAGAATTTTAAACTAGAATTATTGGGAACCATTGCCGAGGAAGATGATTTTTATCAATTGGCTTACAAATACATTCGAAACGTATCCTTGTTTGATGTATCAAATTTGCAAAAAAACAACTCATTTTCAACTGCCCAAAATCAGAAACATTTTATTTTATTCCAATCGTGA
- a CDS encoding ArsR/SmtB family transcription factor, protein MRRDIFQAIADPTRRAIITLIAMQAMTPNAIAEHFDTTRQAVSKHLKILTECELVKQNYKGREIYYSLEIDKMKEIDKWLEQFKVIWETRFDQLDDLLITLKKQL, encoded by the coding sequence ATGAGAAGAGATATTTTTCAAGCCATTGCAGATCCAACACGAAGAGCTATTATCACGCTCATTGCCATGCAAGCGATGACACCAAATGCTATTGCGGAACATTTTGATACTACCAGACAAGCAGTTTCAAAACATTTGAAAATACTAACGGAATGTGAGTTAGTCAAACAAAATTATAAAGGAAGAGAAATTTATTACAGCCTTGAAATTGATAAAATGAAAGAAATTGATAAATGGCTCGAACAATTCAAGGTCATTTGGGAAACTCGCTTCGATCAACTAGACGATTTATTAATAACCTTAAAAAAACAACTATGA